NNNNNNNNNNNNNNNNNNNNNNNNNNNNNNNNNNNNNNNNNNNNNNNNNNNNNNNNNNNNNNNNNNNNNNNNNNNNNNNNNNNNNNNNNNNNNNNNNNNNNNNNNNNNNNNNNNNNNNNNNNNNNNNNNNNNNNNNNNNNNNNNNNNNNNNNNNNNNNNNNNNNNNNNNNNNNNNNNNNNNNNNNNNNNNNNNNNNNNNNNNNNNNNNNNNNNNNNNNNNNNNNNNNNNNNNNNNNNNNNNNNNNNNNNNNNNNNNNNNNNNNNNNNNNNNNNNNNNNNNNNNNNNNNNNNNNNNNNNNNNNNNNNNNNNNNNNNNNNNNNNNNNNNNNNNNNNNNNNNNNNNNNNNNNNNNNNNNNNNNNNNNNNNNNNNNNNNNNNNNNNNNNNNNNNNNNNNNNNNNNNNNNNNNNNNNNNNNNNNNNNNNNNNNNNNNNNNNNNNNNNNNNNNNNNNNNNNNNNNNNNNNNNNNNNNNNNNNNNNNNNNNNNNNNNNNNNNNNNNNNNNNNNNNNNNNNNNNNNNNNNNNNNNNNNNNNNNNNNNNNNNNNNNNNNNNNNNNNNNNNNNNNNNNNNNNNNNNNNNNNNNNNNNNNNNNNNNNNNNNNNNNNNNNNNNNNNNNNNNNNNNNNNNNNNNNNNNNNNNNNNNNNNNNNNNNNNNNNNNNNNNNNNNNNNNNNNNNNNNNNNNNNNNNNNNNNNNNNNNNNNNNNNNNNNNNNNNNNNNNNNNNNNNNNNNNNNNNNNNNNNNNNNNNNNNNNNNNNNNNNNNNNNNNNNNNNNNNNNNNNNNNNNNNNNNNNNNNNNNNNNNNNNNNNNNNNNNNNNNNNNNNNNNNNNNNNNNNNNNNNNNNNNNNNNNNNNNNNNNNNNNNNNNNNNNNNNNNNNNNNNNNNNNNNNNNNNNNNNNNNNNNNNNNNNNNNNNNNNNNNNNNNNNNNNNNNNNNNNNNNNNNNNNNNNNNNNNNNNNNNNNNNNNNNNNNNNNNNNNNNNNNNNNNNNNNNNNNNNNNNNNNNNNNNNNNNNNNNNNNNNNNNNNNNNNNNNNNNNNNNNNNNNNNNNNNNNNNNNNNNNNNNNNNNNNNNNNNNNNNNNNNNNNNNNNNNNNNNNNNNNNNNNNNNNNNNNNNNNNNNNNNNNNNNNNNNNNNNNNNNNNNNNNNNNNNNNNNNNNNNNNNNNNNNNNNNNNNNNNNNNNNNNNNNNNNNNNNNNNNNNNNNNNNNNNNNNNNNNNNNNNNNNNNNNNNNNNNNNNNNNNNNNNNNNNNNNNNNNNNNNNNNNNNNNNNNNNNNNNNNNNNNNNNNNNNNNNNNNNNNNNNNNNNNNNNNNNNNNNNNNNNNNNNNNNNNNNNNNNNNNNNNNNNNNNNNNNNNNNNNNNNNNNNNNNNNNNNNNNNNNNNNNNNNNNNNNNNNNNNNNNNNNNNNNNNNNNNNNNNNNNNNNNNNNNNNNNNNNNNNNNNNNNNNNNNNNNNNNNNNNNNNNNNNNNNNNNNNNNNNNNNNNNNNNNNNNNNNNNNNNNNNNNNNNNNNNNNNNNNNNNNNNNNNNNNNNNNNNNNNNNNNNNNNNNNNNNNNNNNNNNNNNNNNNNNNNNNNNNNNNNNNNNNNNNNNNNNNNNNNNNNNNNNNNNNNNNNNNNNNNNNNNNNNNNNNNNNNNNNNNNNNNNNNNNNNNNNNNNNNNNNNNNNNNNNNNNNNNNNNNNNNNNNNNNNNNNNNNNNNNNNNNNNNNNNNNNNNNNNNNNNNNNNNNNNNNNNNNNNNNNNNNNNNNNNNNNNNNNNNNNNNNNNNNNNNNNNNNNNNNNNNNNNNNNNNNNNNNNNNNNNNNNNNNNNNNNNNNNNNNNNNNNNNNNNNNNNNNNNNNNNNNNNNNNNNNNNNNNNNNNNNNNNNNNNNNNNNNNNNNNNNNNNNNNNNNNNNNNNNNNNNNNNNNNNNNNNNNNNNNNNNNNNNNNNNNNNNNNNNNNNNNNNNNNNNNNNNNNNNNNNNNNNNNNNNNNNNNNNNNNNNNNNNNNNNNNNNNNNNNNNNNNNNNNNNNNNNNNNNNNNNNNNNNNNNNNNNNNNNNNNNNNNNNNNNNNNNNNNNNNNNNNNNNNNNNNNNNNNNNNNNNNNNNNNNNNNNNNNNNNNNNNNNNNNNNNNNNNNNNNNNNNNNNNNNNNNNNNNNNNNNNNNNNNNNNNNNNNNNNNNNNNNNNNNNNNNNNNNNNNNNNNNNNNNNNNNNNNNNNNNNNNNNNNNNNNNNNNNNNNNNNNNNNNNNNNNNNNNNNNNNNNNNNNNNNNNNNNNNNNNNNNNNNNNNNNNNNNNNNNNNNNNNNNNNNNNNNNNNNNNNNNNNNNNNNNNNNNNNNNNNNNNNNNNNNNNNNNNNNNNNNNNNNNNNNNNNNNNNNNNNNNNNNNNNNNNNNNNNNNNNNNNNNNNNNNNNNNNNNNNNNNNNNNNNNNNNNNNNNNNNNNNNNNNNNNNNNNNNNNNNNNNNNNNNNNNNNNNNNNNNNNNNNNNNNNNNNNNNNNNNNNNNNNNNNNNNNNNNNNNNNNNNNNNNNNNNNNNNNNNNNNNNNNNNNNNNNNNNNNNNNNNNNNNNNNNNNNNNNNNNNNNNNNNNNNNNNNNNNNNNNNNNNNNNNNNNNNNNNNNNNNNNNNNNNNNNNNNNNNNNNNNNNNNNNNNNNNNNNNNNNNNNNNNNNNNNNNNNNNNNNNNNNNNNNNNNNNNNNNNNNNNNNNNNNNNNNNNNNNNNNNNNNNNNNNNNNNNNNNNNNNNNNNNNNNNNNNNNNNNNNNNNNNNNNNNNNNNNNNNNNNNNNNNNNNNNNNNNNNNNNNNNNNNNNNNNNNNNNNNNNNNNNNNNNNNNNNNNNNNNNNNNNNNNNNNNNNNNNNNNNNNNNNNNNNNNNNNNNNNNNNNNNNNNNNNNNNNNNNNNNNNNNNNNNNNNNNNNNNNNNNNNNNNNNNNNNNNNNNNNNNNNNNNNNNNNNNNNNNNNNNNNNNNNNACCGCACGCTCTCttagaattttctttgtttcttcgATTCCTCCTCCTTTTTCTAAGCCTCctttttgtgttgatttttgtgaaaaatagaGGTTCAAAGGTCCTTTCGTCACACTCCGTGCGGTGGATGAACCTCCACTAGAAGATATCTTTTGAGTTTTGGAGGGAGGCCTCATTTCCGCATAATCATCCATTTCATCAAGATCATCAATATCAACAAATTCTTCCGGTTGCCTCATTTGAAATTTGGGATTATTAGCTATTTTGTTTTGCATATAAGCCCTTATTTCTTCTCTAATTTCCGACGGACAAGCGACACATTGTTTAACATTTTTGAAACCACCCACTAAATGTTGTTTGTGTCGAGTTATTCCACCATTGAAAGTACTCCCACAAAAGTTACAAGTGACCGAATCTTTCGTCGCTCATTGAGTGCCATAATTCCATCCAATGTCCCTCTTTTTGCTAGCATCCGCCATTGattattaaattcaattaattcgCTGTTTAGAAatattggaataaataattaggaaaagaattttaaaatttttttttacacttTACAGTTACACAAAGCAGTAAGCACTTAGTGCCTGACTGCtgcttacaaaaaaaaaaaaatgaagaagaagaacagaaaacaaaagaacagaagaagaagagagaaatcaGAAAACATTACCTGAAAACAGAGAGTGAGAGTCGCGAGGGTCGGAGGGTCGTCGGCGAGGGAGAAGAGACGCGACAGCGAGGGAGAGCGAGGGAGCAGAGACGCGACAGCGAGGGAGAGCGAGGGAGCAGAGACGCGATGGAGGAGAAGAGAAGAGTCAATcgatcgagagagagagagagtcgcGATGTGGAGGATTTCAGaagaatttcaaaagaaaaaaaaaaccctaattttgactaatattattaagtcaaaaatttttaattaaaaaggcGGCGCCTTTCGCTCGCCATTTCAGCGCCACAGATCGCCAGGTCTCGCCTTTTTCTCCTCGCCTCGCCTCGCCTCTCGCCTTTGGCGAGGAGGCGAGCGCCTTTCGTAACACTGCCTCAGGGTCAGGGCTGTGTTTTCGGGTCATTCATTTTGAATGttacatgaattaattaatCTACTTTTCTTGGATTCCAGAATGAAACTGAGCTTTTTGTGGATGCCTTTACTCTGCCTGAATTTCCTTCCTTCCCAAGTAAGGTTGGTTCAAGTGAGGACGAATTTGTTGACTCTGATGATCCTTCTACTAGCCGTCGGCATATAGCACAAAACATAACCTTCCCGGACCCGAAGCTGGTGACTGCTTCTCCTAGAATCATGAGGCGAGAGTTCAAGCGAAGAAATGTGCCCCATGGATGGCTCTATAAATTGGTGCTTTCCTACTCCCTAAAGTTGCTTCCCTATACTGTCTCACTTAATCACGCATGTTTTTCAAATGTTGTGTTCAAATTACTTTGCATGTGAGTTGAAAGCTACTTGAACTTAATCCATTTGTTAATATTAAACTGAAGAAGAGACTGCATAAATTGGGTTATACAGGATCCAAATGAGCCAACTCTGCTGTTTACGAAACCTCTGGATCCAGCCAAATTGTCAGCTGCAGGCATTATACCTCCAGGTTCTCCGACACCAAATGGCCTACCTGCTCACACATTTAGCTTTCGTGGAAGGATGGGGCGAGGTGGTCGTATCGTGTTTGATAGATGGAATCCACTCAGCCATACACCCATGGAGTGCGGTGATACTTTATATGTTCCACCAAAGGCTCGACATTCTGCACATCAATGACATGATTAGCACTTGGTGAGCTTGTTTCTCAATCCCCTTGAAAGTTGTATATGTTGTATGATATTTGCATGGATGATGCTAAAGATGGAAGGGAAAATTTTGAACCTGTGATAATCGAAGAAGAACCAAGTCCTGGAGATGCACGTACAGATTTGATAAATTTGTTGAAGGCAAATGTCATAAAATGAATGCTTAAAGCATCGTTTTGCCGTAATGGTTTGCCTTCTGTTTATGTTTTTGGGCAAGTGCAGGGTGTACCATTTTCATTGTTTCTTACATagttaagaaatgaaaatatcCCTCTGCCCAAATGTACAATATTTCCAAGGGTGTACCATTTTCATTGTTTCTTGCATagttaagaaatgaaaatatcCCTCTGCCCAAATGTACAATATTTCCAAGTTAGTAACAGGgaagaaaaaagaggaaaaagtagCTTCCTCCTGTATTTGTAGAATGTTAATTTAATAGATCAGGTCTTATTTTAAGTACATTCCCACTTAGATAATGTATGTATGTGTTTGTTGTAAATAAAGGATGAAGTTAACCAGGTTTAGCCATTCATTGTTAATTTGACCAGTTTATTTTCTTATCTTGCTATTTTCCGACTTTACTTTATTATGGGATGACGAACTTTTCATCTTTGctgaataattataatttagacatgttctattttatttctggaTGGGAATTCTTTTCACTCTTCTTTTATGCTACAATTTTGTAGTTACGGTTCTCCATACTTAGAAAGCTCCAATTTTCCCGGGGAAAGAATTTTTTACTGAAACATCGCATGTTCCTCCTTGATGTCATCAGAGTGTATATATACTCTAATGGTATAACACTACATGTTTCTCTTTGATGCCAccagagtatatatatatatactctggTGACATCAAGAAATAACTGGTTCATGTTTCTCTTTGATGCCACTAGAGTATATATATACCCTGGTGACATTAAGAAATAACTGGTTCTTTCTTTCTGATACCATtagagtgtatatatatatatatatatatatatatatatattgtgatgATATCAACCAGTTAACACATGTTAGTACTTAAAAATAAGGAGGTACGGAAGTAAGGGATAGTTGCTTGTAAATAGTAATAAAGGGTAGCGGGTTGTAAATAGTTTTCCGGTTACAAGTGTTTTCCCCCCAAAAATTTAAGAAAGGATTGCTCCTTCATTGATGGACAAAACAGCAGGAAGGAAggaaggaaaaattacatgaattagtatattttaataaataattactgattttagtgatattttttatttattactatttacagtaatattatgttaaatctgtaatatgaattaaaagtgaattatgtatgcaatatatatgagttataattgttttttttaaatatattatgtttgcttggtaaaaatttgacacattgcattataagtgtattaaaatgtattatccatcattaaaacttgtattatatgtgaataataaattattctttatgatatatattaaacttgtattataaatgaattaaaagtgatcaagtagaaaaaaaattattgctataaatgtgAATCCACcaaatagtccactattgggcTTTTACATTAGCCCAAAATATAATATTGGCCCATCTACAAGTCCAAGCTCATAAGCCCAAATTCAAACAACTTCAAAATGACAAACAAATCCTCATTTATCCCTTCTCTTTCATCACTAAAACCCTCAAAACCCCTTTGTCCATTTTACAGTTCTTACAGCATCTCCTTTTCAATAGCAGTATAAAGCAAGTGCAAAAGCTGATTCTGGGTTCTTTAAATCTGCATGTTTTTCTTGCATTTGGATTTGGCATAAGCTCAAAGTTGAAAGATTTGTGAAATCTTGATATGAAAGCTTTAAGAGTATTGAGGACATTGAACTCTTCACTATCTTCAAATCCAAGCAAAACCCATTTCAATTCAACCATTTTCCTTCGATTTTACTCAGCCCAACCTCAAGAAGACCACCCCACAAGCACTGGTATTTCTTCCTCTGAAGAAGAGGACACGTCTTCCTCAGTCTTCGACAGTTCGCAATACGATGTGGGTGTGGGATTAAACAATGATGTTAATTCAAAAAGCAGTGTAAGCTCCACTTGGGACGAGAAATATAGGGAAAGAGTGAAAACTAAAGTCTTTGGTGAAGACCCTTCCGAGATTAAGAGTTCAAGAATCTTGATTAAAGAAgaggagaagagaagaagagctGCTTTATTGGCTAGGACTCTTCTAGAAGCTGCACTGGACCGGCCTGATGAGGAAGGGGACGAAAATAAAGAGGATGAGTTGGTGAAGGAAGAAGATCAAATGTCATTGAGTGTGGGAATTATTGGAGCTCCTAATGCTGGGAAATCTTCATTAACTAATTACATGGTTGGTGGATCTCTTCTCGATAGATTTCTATGATTTATTGTTATTGCTGGTTACTTGAGTTTATAATGACCtcttttcacaaaaaataagaaagaaaagtaTACTAATGACTAGTTGCCAGTATTAGCTAAAATGGATTACATGCCAGATTGATGACGACTATAAATTGCTAAATCTACTGCTCCTCTAGAAATGCTTGTGGACCAGTTCCCTTCAAATAGTTAGGACCCACTAACCGTCGAATAGAAAATGAAGATGCAAAGTTAGAGCTTTCATCCCACCTTCTCTAATTCAATATAGAGCCAAGGTAACTCAAAGAAGAAAGACACCCAACTAAAGCTAGAAAATGAATGAATCTTGCCTGTTAAaatactttttgttttgttgctaagtataaaattttgaacaagCAATTAAGTTTTCAAGTACACGGTTCAACTACTCTGGATAAATTTCCatgttttattgttgttgttgctgttctATGAGTATAATGATGACTAATTTGTCAATAGTGGTGGTTAGTGATCATAAGAGCAATGATATGCTTAAGTGGTTTAGCTCATATCTtgctaaatataaattttgaaaagaataatTAGTGCCTCCTCTCCAGGGTTTTGGAGGATTCATATGGACAACCTCAGCTAGTATGATTGAGATGTAGTTGCTGCTGTTGTATTGTCTATAGAGTATACCCCATGAACTGTAACAACTCTTGTTTTACCCCAAAcaaaatgatattatattattatggcATCTAATTCCTGCACTAGTCTTTAACTATGCGGTTGTTGTCtgattttttctctttctgTAGGTTGGGACCAAAGTTTCTGCTGTATCACGGAAGACAAATACCACTACTCATGAAGTCTTAGGTGTGATGACTAAAGGGAAAACACAAATTGTGAGTGTACTTTGAATTACTAGGTTTCAGTTCCTTTTTCCCTGATTGTTGATCTCCATTTCATTTTATCAGCTTTTTGTTGCTTGAGTTGCATCTATTTGCTAAAATGAATTCTAATCTCCAACATGACaataaatgcatatatttttcatgGACTTAGAGTTAGTTTCACGTATGATCACTGAACTTTACTCGCTGTATTGGTAAAGAGTTATGTAAAATAATTGGATTTTGTCCACTACAATAGTGAAGTCCCAAACTATCTTTTCTCACATCAAAGTGATTAAACTATGTTTGAATAGCTgagaaaatcattaaaaatccTGCTCAAATTAGACAACATGATAAAACAACAACCAATAACATACTCCTTGTAATCGCACAAGTGGGGTGTTGGAGGGTAGAGCGTAAGCAGAACAACCCTCGTAgagatagagaggttgtttctgatagaccctcctgccaaacaaaaaatacaaatgacagaaaatgaaaaattcatTGTGTTAAGACTTTGACTACTCATGTTTTacaattaaacaaaaaagtaaaaatgattACTTAGCACTGGGAATTTTGACCATCCAGTCAATTCTATTTTTTGAGCAATTCAGACATAGTTCagtcaaaaaaagaaaatgaagaaaacagCTTTGTGATTTTACTATTATTGTGGATAAAGTGCCGTTACATAATTACATTGATgtgataaaaatattgttttgcaACTTAACTGGTATACAGGGTAAAGTTCGGTACCCATACGTAAAACTGACCCACTAAATGGTCAAAAAGTAGTTTTCTTGGACTTGGAGTAAGATTAGCAAGCTTGATGTCAGCCATCGTTCTTTTTGAAAAGGGGCATATGTACTCTTATCTGCAGCATCTTATCAactgaattttttatttgttttttcctttttgaagaacttttatttatttaaagggaaaattttcacaaaagagaaaataagCAAATATATGACTACTAGCAAAAATGAACTTATGAGCTAATCTTGCAGGTTGAAGTATACTTTTTGGGTCTAAAATATATGGAGAGCAAAACTTCTATATATCTAATGAGTTCTTTATGCAGTGTTTCTTTGACACTCCCGGGCTTATGCTAAAGAAAAGTGGATTTCCTTACAAAGACATAAAAGCACGTATTGAAAGTGCATGGAGGTCTATTGATCTATATGATGTACTCATTGTCATATTTGATGCTCATAGGCATCTTACCAAGTTAGTTTTTCTTCTTGCTTCAACTCCAAAAGTTCATATTTATGCAATAACTATATGCTCATCTCATGATATTATGTATGCAACATTGTTATCTGTAATTACtagtaatatattatttaataatagaagaaaaaatatcatatgGTAAGATGTGTTTTGCTTGTTTAATCTGGATATGTT
This window of the Solanum pennellii chromosome 2, SPENNV200 genome carries:
- the LOC107009099 gene encoding GTP-binding protein ERG, with the translated sequence MKALRVLRTLNSSLSSNPSKTHFNSTIFLRFYSAQPQEDHPTSTGISSSEEEDTSSSVFDSSQYDVGVGLNNDVNSKSSVSSTWDEKYRERVKTKVFGEDPSEIKSSRILIKEEEKRRRAALLARTLLEAALDRPDEEGDENKEDELVKEEDQMSLSVGIIGAPNAGKSSLTNYMVGTKVSAVSRKTNTTTHEVLGVMTKGKTQICFFDTPGLMLKKSGFPYKDIKARIESAWRSIDLYDVLIVIFDAHRHLTKPDSRVVRLIERMGSEANPNQKRLLCINKVDLIEKKKDLLKVVEEFKDLPGYERCFTVSGLKGAGVKDLTKYLMEQSVKRPWDEDPFVMSEEVMKNISMEVVREKLLHYIHQEIPYGIDHRLMDWKELRDGSLRIEHHLITHKISQRKILVGKNGSKIGRIGIEANEELRTIFKRNVHLMLMVRVKS